In Dermacentor albipictus isolate Rhodes 1998 colony chromosome 6, USDA_Dalb.pri_finalv2, whole genome shotgun sequence, the following proteins share a genomic window:
- the LOC135899436 gene encoding uncharacterized protein, which yields MSKTAAETNAVPTENLPRTSCYDENKDAHMRELSLARLRRHVYRSARNESSKETVASPLEAKVLPHAPVSTTTMDDLPSPDRNSMDQISDKGNMECACQPGLRTLMAEYSREDKDVANFLLEMASRTRPTESKAAQVCVGYFSTEVCEHDK from the exons atgtcaaagacagcggctgaaacaaatgcagtaccaactgaaaacctgccaaggacgtcatgttatgatgagaacaaggatgctcatatgagagagctttcactggcaagacttcgccgacatgtgtatcggtcagccaga aatgaatcaagcaaagaaactgttgcctccccattagaagcaaaggtgttgccccatgcacctgtcagcacgaccaccatg gacgatctcccatcccctgaccgcaacagcatggaccaaataagtgacaaaggaaatatg gaatgtgcttgccaacctggcctccggacattaatggcagagtactcaagagaagataaagacgtggcaaatttcctactagaaatggcgTCACGGACAAGGcctacagaaagcaaggctgcccaagtgtgcgtcgggtacttttccacagaagtttgtgaacacgataaatag